Below is a window of Phyllopteryx taeniolatus isolate TA_2022b chromosome 16, UOR_Ptae_1.2, whole genome shotgun sequence DNA.
CACAAACTGATGCAATCGGTTGTGCCTTCAAAATAGCCCGCCCTCAATTTGTCATTTGCGACGACGTCGTTGGTCGTTTATGTTTACGTTAAAGAAGCGCGCGCGGGCATTGGCTCTCGTACCCGTCCGTCAAAAGTTTCGCCCTCGGGTACTTTTCACAAGGCGAGAACGACGTTGAAACTAGTACTTCGTGAAACATTTCGTCTTTATATCGGTAAGTTTCTGTCTCTTTTATGAGTGTCTTTCGGTATTCGGTTATATGGCTGCTACAGACATGTTTAAGAAAGATTAGCTTAGAtaacattgttattatttagaaaaaaagctAACCAGTACAGTATTAAGTATTATTATGTATACTTATAACTGATAAGAGATCTATAATTTATATGATACTTATGTAGTTTATGGCCTACTtggaatataaatatattatttaacatacttttttattttttaaatactttttaatattttgtgtatGACTATTTCTTGCctttaatatataaatatcataTACTTTCcattatatttgtaatatacaATCATATTTACATCTATGTTCTTGTAAGTTTACTTTTATAAACCATAATTGAGCCAATTGTTTTTTGGAGAGGCATTAGAATATTATACTGACAAGGACGTGACATttagtacaatttaaaaaaaacaaaaaaacaacaacatttcccTCAATTTGAACACCACTTGCCCACCTCGAACACACCTGCTCACTCCACCTGTAAAGCTGCTCAGAATTCAACGATGCGGTTGGCCGAGACACGTCAAGTGGAACCTTACAATGCACGCGGTCGGTCTGCATTCATTCAGTTTAGCTGCAGTGGATAAAATAAGCATACATTAATACCGTATTGGATAGCAAGTGTTGGTGAATATAATCTAATAATAGATTTAATTTTGATCTTTCGAAAAATGCAGTGCCAGGATGCCGTTGTACAGTATACGTCATTGCTTCGTAACCTGTAAAAATGGCTGATTACTACTTATCTATTTGCCATTTTAAACACATGTATTGCAAACGACTCTTTATGGTTAGTTTGGCACTCGGTGCTTTACGTTGAGCAGCGAGTCAGGTGATTAGCCTTTAACTTCCACCACTCCCAATACGGGTCCACTGTAGTGGTTCATTTACAATCGTTGGCCAAATTATTCACATCTCAAGTCGACTTGCTAATTTCAAATGGTGTCCATTGGCAGGTAGGATGAGCGTGGGCTTCATAGGAGCGGGCCAGGTGGCTCACGCACTGGTGCGAGGCTTCACGGCGGCGGGTATGTGTGGCTTCCGACCCTAACTCATTCGTGTTGTTGATCGCACCGTGAACTGATCTGTGTACATGCCCAGATGTAATTGCAGCTCAAAGAATCACAGCCAGCTCCCCAGACACAGATCTCAAGGTACAAGTTTGAAAAAgatgccttttttgtgtgtgtgcggctTGTGAGCCaatgacaatatactgtatgtccagaAATTAAGGGTTTCACGACGAGCAACAAAGAGACAGTGAACAAGAGTGACGTCCTCTTCCTAGCTGTTAAGCCCCACACCATTCCCTTTGTGCTGGACGAGATTGGACCGAACATCGAAGAGCGCCATCTTATCGTGTCCTGTGCTGCAGGTGTCACCGTCAGCTCCAATAGACAAGgcgagccatccattttctatcgcgcttgtcctcattagggtcacgggtgagctgcagcctatctcGGCTGACTTAGGGTGACAGCCAATTGCACAACACATAATGGAATCGTAACCAGTCTCTGCCTTTGTAGAAGCTGCTCCAGTATCGCGCTGCCCCCAAGGTAATACGTTGCATGACCAACACTCCCGTGGTTGTGCGTGAAGGGGCTACTGTGTACGTCACGGGCACCCATGCCGACGTGGAGGACGGAAAGCTACTGGAGCAGCTGATAGCCAGCGTGGCATACTGCACTGAGGTGGAGGAGGACCTCATTGATGCCGTTACAGGCCTGAGTGGAAGCGGACCTGCTTACGTGAGTCACTTTACTCGTGCTGAAGACTgatgtttacattgtgtgtgtgtgtgtgtgtgtgtgtgtgtgtgtgtgtgtgtgtgtgtgaatgggctGACAGATGTTCGCATTATGTgatgggtcattttcatgtaatttgatcaataatggtaaagacataccCCACTGAATTTCCATTTGAAAACAGTATTTGAATTACTAGCATGTTGTCATTCAAATggtaataattgtttctaatgaaaacaaaatatttgaaagtaatatttttcaaacttttaatttcaaaatgtccGTACCGTTGTGTGTCCCAAATCAAGTTTCATGAttagcaacatgttttctgaagatgctcaTGACATTTTGGGATATAGAGGATTTTTCACCTATTgcttaaagctataatccacaacaattttttgttaaaagaagtcattttcacccaagccactacaagagtagatgacagaatgctgattaagcAGTGTCAGCTTGTGACACATCTTGCtctatttttcaacatttattttttaatattcagtgactatcctatacattccCACGCTGGATCACTTGGTGGTGCGCTAAAATGACGTAGCGGAAATGACGATTCGTGGGCGCCAGAAATCGCGGATTATAGCTTTAATATGCCCTTTTCTTCAAAACAAACGCAAATGCGTCATTGTAGTACGTTTTGGGGTTCTTTTACAAAGTCTGTCTTTGtgactcaagctgtctttacagTTAATTTCACTGgtgagagcctcattatgttgttgcaatacaccagagggatctgtgagctgaactCCCAGGATGAGGCAGtgattttgcattcacacaatagcagacagcaaaattaATGGCTTTACATCTGAGATACGAATGCATCTGTGAACGGGAAACAATTACTGCATTTACTCTATCCCTTCATAATGTGACTTATGGGCAGACATGTTTACGTTAGCTATACACAGTGACACCGTGTCTCACTTTGTCATCTTCCACTTGAACGAATAGACATCTTTCCTTGAATAGATACTTCTTTGTCCGGACACTGTCCCGGAATCCAGCAGAGAAGAGTAAGCGGTCATCAATGACACAATTAGCGCTTGGCCGATAACATCTTAATCTTCTTGTTCTTGAAAGGACGGCGCTCGGATGGTATTAGACTCGGAGCAACACCCCGGGCAGCTCAAGGACAACGTTTGCTGGCCGGTGGGCACCATCATCCATGCCCTCCACGTCATGGAGCGCGCCGGCTTCCGCAGCCTCCTCATCAACGCCGTCGAGGCCTCTTGCGTTTGGACAAGGTAACCGCGACAAAATGACTGTACGTTGTCAATGCAGGATGTCCATCTGATTGTGACGTTCGACGTTGGCTTAGTCACTCTCTCGGTTAGCTTTTTGTGAACCAAGGACTTTGATTTGCTAAGTTAGTGTGTCACACTAGGCACTAGCTTCCCTATTGTTTCAGTGTCATGGTAGTTGAGCAGAAGTATTGCTTCTGTTCAGCCATGTTTAGCGCAGTTTTAGATTGGTGGGTTTctacttctgtttttttccccctcactatTCCCGTTAGCTTGGCCGGATTCTCAgccagatttttgtgaacaaaggtcTTTGATTTAGAACTGTGATGTCcacttgtttgtgttgtttgacaAGGAGGAGCACTGAGTAAAACTGAAGAATGCTACATAAGCTTCTCACACTAGTTGCTAGCTTCCATATTCTTCATTGTAGTTGAGCATAAGTGTTTAGCGCTGTTATTACGCTCGATAGTTAGCAGCCATATgtctatgactttttttttttttaagggaactTCAATCGTTGGCAGGCCAGGAGAGAATCTCCACGGCTGCCATCAAGAAGACGACCCTGGACAAAGTGATGCAGCAGCCAGGGGTGACCGTGAAGGCCGTGGGCGTACGATCACACGGGATCAGCATCTTCAACAACTGCAACAATCGGAAAACAAAGAATAATTGATCAAGAACTAagacactattatttagctaaccaattacaatacctcatcaaatggttgcaccacagtgaggagtgtgattcttggctagaataggaacaaacagactgcaacaacatcaaactaccaagactcccatttatttctactagtcttaaacgctataaatgtttcaagaatccaataatcgcatccaccttaacggcttggtggccaAGTTCAGTatcgacaggatctcaattagctcccagtatactctccccaatctgtcataatccagatttcgaaattaataatataacccttcattttagcacatgggaacaacatgtaattaaccacctacaacaactatttaacaataatgtttttaggacacgcgATGAAccgttccaagaattccaaataacagcctgaaactttcttcaatacaataaattaaaagcagcaataataaaaaaaaagaataccaacactccagagcaccctttaactgccggagtttgtcaagcaaataatgaagcttctcccgcaaagtaaatgaaatctctcaaaagtttataaattaatttcatgtactaaatcaatgcacttaccaatcaccaaatgggaagaagatctctccatgtctgctgaccgtagctactggataaatatttgtaacaatacgtttagaatgacaaaaaacacaaatctacagtttatacaatataaagtgctccagaGAAAACAggcagtacactatgcataaaatgggtttctctccatctaatatatgtgtgcaatgcaccaaaaataccccggACACGTATTTTCATactatatgggaatgtacaccaattcaatgcttttggtcttcggttatacaaaaactggggggggggggcgtggggcGTGGGGCGTGGttggtgctgcgggtctgggcGGGATGGCCCTCTTCTTCAGTGGTTGTCTGGCCTAAatggcccgacctgcaggagccatgccgcttaatcactcacttagcacacactcgcCCCCCATATTTTTATGGGTTTATTCATTTTCATCTCActaaataatttgttaatttatcGTGTCTtgtgatttattgtaaaaaaaaaacattttaaaacaacttttaattgtttcataatttcatttattaaataattggttagttataaattaatttgaaataatacaattaagatGCCTGAATTATTTACACAGATTGAATTTGTTTACATATGACAATCAAATGTGACCGTTGAGCACAAAAGTTGGACTActctatgtattattttttattaatagaAGAGCGTTTCTTTTTGGGGGCAGGCTCCATGAATgaagtcacgtgaccaaacacGATGACGTCCACCCGGGTACAACAATCAACAagcgtgtcttttttttcccccttccaaaCACGAACGACAGACCTCTCAAATGTGAAGTCTACCCGCTTCGAGAAGAAGCTACTGACGGCTTACATCTCGGAGGAAACGTCTCTCGCAAGTCAGGTGGGTGTGCCGTTGTTTGTGCTGAGTGTGCTgagagtatttatttatttatttggggggggggcatcctgCAATCGGTTAGCCTCGCGCATTAGCCACCTAGCTCAGCAACATCAAGCTAACGTGATTATACAGCGGGGGTTGACTTTCAAAGTAAAAGCGTCAGTTTCTCTGGGCAGGCGGCACACGTTTCCCCTGAcctgttgttttattatattataaagcggaagtgttttgtgttgtgcCTTGTGAAGGCGCAAAAAGGAGCGCTAATTTCATGTAGAAAAATgtctgattatttatttatttttttaaggttgAGGCTcgtcggcaccgggagggacgcgACAGTGGGAAGCGTTGGTTACCTTCCGAATGTAAGCcggggggcggtgggggggggggtctcctTCTCTTGTGCCCCGCTTGTTTATTTGAAGGCAAGGGAGTTGTTTGACACTTTGACGCGCGGCGGGGGTCGTGGAATGTCCAAAGTGTTCGGCTAGCATCAACTCATGCGAACCTGCTGCTGCTTCATCACCTCACCGTCAAAGGGGGAGCAACCGAAGCTGAACATTCACAAAGCGAAGCCAGGTTGGTCGACTTTATCCCTCTCCTTCACAACGCTGTGTTATATCTAAACCGTTATCACGTCTTACtgtaatttgattttattttgtttctaatcatcttttttgttgtgtgtgtgacgaATCTGCCGTCGCGTACCGCCAAATTGGAACGACGGCGAAGCAAAAAGCAAacgtcttttgttttgtgtggagCATCGTTATTGTTATTTCAATATGTCGAATCATCACAAAGGATCGTTTGGAGACAGGATAAAGGGGGTCTTTCGGCCGAGGTGGGTCGAGATGAGCACCAAAGGATGAGCATCCTATGGGAATGTGTCTTTGTCTTGAAAGGCTTCAGACTGCAAGTGCCAAATAGGTGTCAAGCTGTCACATCCATTTAGAAAACGGATGCGAAGCAATTTACACGCTGGGCCAAAAGTGGGTATacacttttttcaattttattttatttgattacatttccaGGTTTTTCTGCCGGGCATGTTTTCTTTCCTGACCTCCTTCCTTTCCTTGGAGttgcttttcatttttgcatcctTACTTTTATCTGTCCTTTACAGAAACCTACCTTCCTGTTTTCCTACTTTCCTTCCTACCAAACTGTTTTCATCCATGTCACCTTacgtccttccttccttcaccgAAATCCGCTTTTCTCCCTTCATTCCTTTGTTCCTAACTAACCTCCTTCCCTCATTCCTATATGAACTCCTCCTTCCTTTCTTACCTCCTTGCTTCCATCAGTTGCTTTTTATTCTTGCATTCTTACCTCCATCATTCCTCCATTGAAACACCTTTGTGCATTCCTTCCTTCATTCCTACTTCCCTCCTGCCTTCCTTTTACCCTTCCTTCCTACCTAGCTAccatcacacttttttttatttattcatcctTACAGGCTTTCTTCTTTTGCATAAACCTAGTTTTCTGACTGCCTTCATGTCACACCTGTTTTTTGTTGCACTGCAAAAAAGAGGTAAATGTAATTCGTTGTAAAaagcatccattcatccatccattttctgtaccgcttctcgccactagggtcgcgggcgtgctggagcctatcccagctatcttcgggcaagaggcggggtacaccccgaaccggtcgccagccaatcgcagggcacagagaaacaaacgaccattcgcactcacattcacacctatgggcaatttagagtattcaatcatccgagcatgcatgtttttgggat
It encodes the following:
- the LOC133466203 gene encoding pyrroline-5-carboxylate reductase 1, mitochondrial-like; the encoded protein is MTNTPVVVREGATVYVTGTHADVEDGKLLEQLIASVAYCTEVEEDLIDAVTGLSGSGPAYDGARMVLDSEQHPGQLKDNVCWPVGTIIHALHVMERAGFRSLLINAVEASCVWTRELQSLAGQERISTAAIKKTTLDKVMQQPGVTVKAVGVRSHGISIFNNCNNRKTKNN